A region of the bacterium genome:
CCTCGAGGTCGTGCGGGGACAACACGCTCGCCGCTGGATTGTGCGGCGAGTTGAGGACGATCAGCTTCGTCCGCGGGGTCAGCAGGGTCCGGAGTTCCTCCGGGTCCGCCCGAAACTCCCTGGCTTCCCGAAGCGCCCACGACACCGCATGCCCTCCCACGAACCGCGCCACGGACGCGTAGATCGGGAACCCGGGATCGGGGACGATCACCTCATCGCCGGGATTGAGCAGGGCCAGCATCACGAAGAACATGACGGGCTTGGCGCCCGGCGTGATCACCACTTCGTCCGGGTCGACCGTGATCCCCCGCCGCAACCCGACGTGCTCGGCGATCGCCTCGCGCGCCTCGCGCAGCCCCGCCGCCGGCGTGTAGTGGGTGTACCCATCGCGGAGGGCACGAATCGCGGCCTCCTTGATGTGGTCGGGGGTATCGAAATCCGGTTCGCCGATTTCGAGGTGAATGATCGAGCGTCCGGCCGCCTCGAGCGCGTTCGCCTTCGCGAGGACCTCAAACGCCGTCTCGGTGCCGAGGAGACGCATCCGCTCGGCCAGCGCGCCCCCTGGTCCTTCGTCGGATGCGCTAGGCGTTTAGGTGCCCTCCTGCCAGGACCGGAGATACTGTTCCTGCTGCGGGGTCAGCGTGTCGATCTCGACCCCTTCGGCGTCGAGCTTCAGCACCGCCACCTGCTGGTCGATCTCCGCGGGAACCGGATACACATCGGGGGCCAGCGTGCGCCCATGACGGGCCAGGTGTTCCACCGCGAGCGCCTGATTCGCGAAACTCATGTCCATGACGGCCGCGGGGTGGCCTTCCGCGGCGGCGAGGTTGAGGAGCCGCCCTTCCGCCAGCACATAGATCCGCCGTCCGTCGCGCAGGCGGAACTCCTCCACGTGCTCGCGCACCTGCCGTCGCTCCGCGGCGAGTTCGGCCAGCGCCGGGATGTCGAGTTCAACATTGAAGTGACCGGAGTTCCCCACGATGGCTCGGTCCTTCATCGCTTCAAAGTGCTCCCGGCGGATGACCGACGTGTCCCCCGTGACCGTCAGGAGGACATCGGAAATGCGCGCCGCGGCCAGCATCGGCATCACCCGGTAGCCGTCCA
Encoded here:
- a CDS encoding aminotransferase class I/II-fold pyridoxal phosphate-dependent enzyme, giving the protein MRLLGTETAFEVLAKANALEAAGRSIIHLEIGEPDFDTPDHIKEAAIRALRDGYTHYTPAAGLREAREAIAEHVGLRRGITVDPDEVVITPGAKPVMFFVMLALLNPGDEVIVPDPGFPIYASVARFVGGHAVSWALREAREFRADPEELRTLLTPRTKLIVLNSPHNPAASVLSPHDLEAIAEIVRGRPVTILADEIYGRILYEGAFASLASIPEVRPQVVILDGFSKTYAMTGWRLGYGVMRADLAARITQLMVNSNSCTAAFTQIAGIAALRGPQDCVDRMVAEFRRRRDV